AGTAAGTAGCAAAACCTTCCTGCGCCTGCTGAATAATAAATTGAATTAAGTCTTTCCGTTTTTTTTCCGGGATAATATAAGTTTTAACGGGAGAGCGTCCCGGAGGCATTTCGTCAATAACACTAATATCCATACCACCATATATGGTCATTGCCAGAGAACGAGGGATTGGGGTCGCAGTCAAATAAAGTACATCCGGCGCAGGTCCTTTCATTCGTAATTTTCTTCTTTGCATAACACCGAAACGGTGTTGTTCATCAATAACAATAAGTCCCAAATTATGAAAAAGGGTCGCTTCCTGTATGAGTGCCTGTGTGCCAACAATAATGTGTATCTCTCCTTGGGCAATTTGTTTTCGTATCTCTTTTGCATTTCTAACGGAATGGGTTAACAATTCAATTCGAACAGGTAGTGATGATAAAAGTTTTTTAAGATTTAAAAAATGTTGCTCTGCTAATATCTCCGTAGGAGCCATTAATGCTGCCTGATAACCGCTATCCACACAAGCACAAATAGCATGAAGGGCCACCAATGTTTTACCACAACCAACATCCCCTTGAACCAGACGCAACATTTGTTTTTGTGAGGATAAATCAACAAGAATTTCATCAATAACCCGTTGCTGGGCAGCAGTCAGTTGGAAGGGTAATTGGCGGCGGAAGGTTAATAAAATTTCACCATCCGTTTTATGGCCGCATACAGATTTACCTTTGACACTTTCTTCTTTCCATATCCACCACTCTTTCTGGACTTTCAATACTTCTTCATAAGCAAGCCGTTTGCGGGCTTGTTCTATATCTTCCATTGTTTCGGGAAAATGCAATTTTCGAACAGCTTCGGGCAATGGTAATAGAGAACGAATTTTGAGGAAATCTTCTGATAAATCATCGTTAATAGGGACATGTAACAATGTTTCATATATCCACCGACGAAAGGAACGAAGGGAAATACCTTCACACACAGTATATATCGGGACAATTCGCGCGGTATGGATATTTGTTTCCTCGTCAATAAGTTCTTCATATTCGGGATTATTCATTACGAGGCGGGAATTTACCTTTTCGATGGTGCCATAAAGGAAAAATCTTTTGCTCGATTGAAATAGGTATCTTGTAAGATATGCCTGTCCCCAAAAAATTCCTTCTACGGTTCCTGTATTATCTTTAAAGATTACGCGAGATTGAGATAGTCCCTTTCGTAGGTAAACCTGTCTCGCACGCTCCACAATAACGGACAGTGAATATTTCTTGCCTTCTTCTACCGTCTGAATACTTCCCAAACATCTTCGGTCTTCATATCTACGGGGCGGGTAAAGAAGTAAATCATGAACAGTTTTTATCCCCATAGTATTTAATTTTTTTTCACGCCCGGGACCCACTTCTGGCAAGGATGAAACAGGAACATCCCAGGTTTTCGGATAAGTAATTTCCTGTTTCTTCTTAGCAATCATATAGATATTCCTGTATGTATATATCCTGTATCCTATCCGACAGTATCATATCATTTTAAGAAGGAGTTGGACAGGTCAGAAGGGTTTAACTGAAAAAATACCGCCTTAATTAATTTTCTGTTTTTACTTCCACAGTTAATCTGCCGTTATAGGCTGTCTCTGCCCATACTTTGATTATTTCAGGAGCAAACAGGGTATCAAACTGTGTTTGTGTATTGTTATTCTTTGGAATGATTTCAAATGTAAAGGTCTTAAAAGCCGATCCGAGCTTTTTCCATTCCGCCACTATTAAAAACCAATCATTTTTTATTGGGTTCACTTTCACATTCCATTTATCATCATCTGTTTTGATTTCAGGTAATCCACTTCTATGTATATGCACTAAAAAGTTTACTTTTCTAAGATTACTTCCCTTTGTAGAAGGTATTATTTGTATCTCTTTTGTGCCTTTAACAATACTTCCTTCCCCCTCCATTTGCGACACATCATACATCTTTACTTCCACTTTATTTCTCGGTTTATATAAAAATGATTTCCCGGGTTCTATTTTTGTTTTATTGTTTCCTTCCATGGCATATACCGAAATTTTTCCACCTTCATCTTGATGGAATTCTGGAACAACTACAATAGCGAACTCCGGGGATACGACTTGCACAGATGGGGAAATATGCGTCCCAAATACAAATTGAGTATTCTCTGTAAAATTTCTTCCCTGAATAAAAGCCACAGAACCTCCTTCCGCAAATGCTTCTGAAGGCTCAATTCGAGTGATAATCTGCTTCCCAAAAGCAGGGATAGGTGAAATATCCGCACCATCCCAAATACCATCACCATCACTATCAACACAAGTCGGGTCTGTTTCGTTTTCATCCCATATCCCATTACGATTTTGGTCTTCATCTCCATCCGAAATACCATCTCCATCGCTATCTTTCATATAAATACTTGTTTCCCCTTCATCCACCATTCCATTCGAGTTTCGGTCTTCCATAATATCAAACAAACCATCTCCATCGGTATCTTCGAGACTTGTTTCAGAATAAGCCAATCCCTGAAATAAATTTCTTGCAAAGGTTTTATTCTCATTAGCAGATAAATTAGTGGAACTCAAAGGGGTTCGTGCTGATAGAATAACCATTTTCCCATAACCGTAATTTCTTGAGAGACAGGCAACCTGTTTCGCTGTTGGCATAGAATTTTTATCTGTCGGAGGAAGTATAAAATTTTTTGCGGTAGCAGATTTCAATGTTCCTCCTCCAACAATAAGAACTTCTTTCTCTTCAAAGTTCGGGATATTTATCATTTCAACAGGCAATTTTCCATCAAACCTTTGTTTCGGGTTGTATGACACGCCCAGAGGTGCAAGCCAATAATTGAACAAGTTCGGGTCTCCCTCAGGCCAATAATCGCCAAGTATAAGAAGTTTTCCTCCCTGAAAAACATAATCCAGCATATCTTTAATAGTAATTATTCCACTGGCAATTGCTTTTGCCTCAACAACTACAATTCCATAATTTTTAAGTGTATCACTTCGTATAGGCTCGGATTTTTCTTCAGATGAGAAGAAGAAGGGAGTATCAGACAACATTTCTATTAAAAGTTTTATTTCGCGTGGGTCTTTGCGGCTACGAAAGGATTCGGGAATAGATTGAGCCCAAACAAACAAAATCTTTCGGGGATTGATGCTGTTGTTAACTACATGAACCCGAACATAATGACTTGATGGAACAGAGAAATTTTCATCTATGAGTTCCTGATTTACAATAGGCTTAATATTAAGCCATATAGAAGGAATATATTTACCCCAGGAATAAGGTATCAATCCAAAGTAAAGGTAAGTACTGTCAAAATAGTTATTTCGATACCATAACAGCCAATCGACGGAATTGTCCATATAGGTAATTTCCCAATCAATAATGGCGGGATGTTGTTTCCCTAACAATATTCCACGAACATCTTTTCCGGCTCTATCGCTTTGAAATTGTAATTCATCAATAGCTATCTCGTTTGTCAGGTCATCAATGGGAAACGAAGTATTTTCCAGGGCAAGTTGGAAGAGATTTGTAACAAAGCCTGTATTTGTAAGTAGCCATTCTTTTTTGCTTCTATCGCTAATATTTATTTGTATCAATTTCCCTCCTATTCCTACAATAAGCGTTGCATCCGATAACCAACCCAAATAAGTAATTCGCTCTTCAAATTTTTCCATCCGCGATTTATCAAAAGGCTTTCCAACAATCTCTACGCAGTTATCGTGTGCTACTGCAACGATTTCCTGAGACGGATGAATGGCTATTTGCCAGGTATCATCAACATTACTAAAAGAATATTCCAACTTTTTTTCCCATCCACCGATAGGTTCCCATTTTGCAAAGGTTAAATAGCCAAACCCTTCTGAAATAGATGTTGTCTTTATCCAAAAGCCATTTTTTACAGGATATATGTTTTTTTCCTGAATACTTCCTTCTCCGTATAATGTTAAAGGGTCTGTAAGTTTAACCCCGTTTTGGGTATCAAGTACAGATATTTCACTCTTATTTCCCTGAGCCATTCTATCGTCCCAGCAATTCGTCATTACCATAAGGAAAGCGTCTTGTATGGGAAATACATCCTGCACCGAACATTCTTCTTGAAAAACCTCCGATAAAAACGGACGACTCATTTTTAAACACACATCAACTATGCAAAATTGAGGGGAATTAAAAAGGTTTGATTTTTCCGCTATCCACATTCCTTTTTCGCTAGAAGGTCTGACTATATCCGGGGCAAAGGGTATTGGAATTTCCGTTTTAGGCGTTTGTAGAAAATGATTGTCATCGAAGGCAAAGACCAATGCTCTGCCTAAAGATATATTCTCGCTCTCTCTTTTTTGAAAAATCACATATTGTCTTGAACCACTTACAGGTTCTATATAAGGAAACACTCGCATTACTTCCCAACTCGGTTCTGTATAAAAAAACCGAAGGTCTTTAATCCTGCCGGAATTGTCAATAAGGGTATAATAAATACCATCCTCCTGCAAAGGTCTCTCCTCTTCCGAATAGGCACAAGTAAATAATTCAATAAGTGCGTTTTCGGGATTATGGACAGAAAGCACATCTATAATCTTTTTGCCGGGAAGAATTTGCACGGAGGAACTATTATTTTTTTGGATTTCATCGGGTGGAAATGTTTCCCCGCATATACGCACGGCTTTGCCATTGCTCGTATGGGTTACCGTAAGTAAAAAAACATTTTCTGCCCAGACCATTATTGGTAAAAACAAGGCAATTTTTATTAGAATTATTTTAAGTACACTGTTCATACACATATTTGGCTTTTTTGTTGTTTTAATAAATATAAACGCTTTATATATATAGAATAAAACCAAGTTTATGGAATATACCCCTGCACATCCGAACTGGCAACACTTAAAAGAATTACTGGATGAATGTTCTACCTCCAATAATGCTCCTGTGCCAGAGCCCGAAAATGAAAAGGAACCTGCTCCATCTAAAAATAATATTTCCGTTCCTAATTATAAAGAGGAAGCAGAACACGATTATGATACAAACAAACTCATTAATAGAATAAAAAAGTTAGAAGAAACTATTAAGGAACAAAATCAGATTATACGGGTAAAGAATGCCTATATTAATGTATTAGAACAAAAGTTAAAAAAATTAAAGGAAAAGCAGATTTTGACAGAGGATACTACAGGCATTCCTATCTTGGATAATCTTTCCTCTAATTTTGATTTGGACGAAGAAACGGAAGTAAAAAATCCTATTGAGAAAATTGCAGACTTACATCAATATTTGCAAAGTA
This is a stretch of genomic DNA from Candidatus Hydrogenedens sp.. It encodes these proteins:
- a CDS encoding DEAD/DEAH box helicase codes for the protein MIAKKKQEITYPKTWDVPVSSLPEVGPGREKKLNTMGIKTVHDLLLYPPRRYEDRRCLGSIQTVEEGKKYSLSVIVERARQVYLRKGLSQSRVIFKDNTGTVEGIFWGQAYLTRYLFQSSKRFFLYGTIEKVNSRLVMNNPEYEELIDEETNIHTARIVPIYTVCEGISLRSFRRWIYETLLHVPINDDLSEDFLKIRSLLPLPEAVRKLHFPETMEDIEQARKRLAYEEVLKVQKEWWIWKEESVKGKSVCGHKTDGEILLTFRRQLPFQLTAAQQRVIDEILVDLSSQKQMLRLVQGDVGCGKTLVALHAICACVDSGYQAALMAPTEILAEQHFLNLKKLLSSLPVRIELLTHSVRNAKEIRKQIAQGEIHIIVGTQALIQEATLFHNLGLIVIDEQHRFGVMQRRKLRMKGPAPDVLYLTATPIPRSLAMTIYGGMDISVIDEMPPGRSPVKTYIIPEKKRKDLIQFIIQQAQEGFATY